Proteins encoded together in one Vitis vinifera cultivar Pinot Noir 40024 chromosome 4, ASM3070453v1 window:
- the LOC100259398 gene encoding EG45-like domain containing protein encodes MSTSPHELHLQLLALLFILAGLVHICSGDVGTAGQYAPPYLPTACYGNDVSEFPSSNFFASAGEGIWDNGAACGRQYLVRCISAVVPMTCIAGQTIQIKIVDRAVTSVSRPSRNGATMVLSTTAFGAVANASASSINIEFQQV; translated from the exons ATGTCTACCTCTCCACATGAACTACACCTCCAATTATTGGCCTTGCTCTTCATATTAGCAGGGCTTGTTCATATCTGTTCAGGAGATGTTGGCACAGCAGGCCAATATGCTCCCCCATATCTGC CAACTGCCTGCTATGGAAACGATGTGTCTGAGTTCCCATCAAGCAACTTCTTCGCGTCGGCCGGAGAGGGGATATGGGACAATGGGGCAGCTTGTGGGAGGCAGTACCTGGTGAGGTGCATAAGCGCAGTGGTGCCCATGACATGCATAGCAGGGCAGACCATTCAGATTAAGATCGTTGATAGAGCGGTTACATCGGTGTCTAGGCCTTCAAGGAATGGTGCAACCATGGTGCTTTCCACCACTGCATTTGGGGCTGTGGCTAATGCTTCTGCATCATCCATTAACATAGAGTTTCAACA GGTCTGA